The sequence below is a genomic window from Lolium perenne isolate Kyuss_39 chromosome 4, Kyuss_2.0, whole genome shotgun sequence.
agcgtaaggtacggtttgctgatcttagaagagatgttccgggaatcaactccatgttggttttttggcctttcctagggctggttttctgttatctttcgtatctaccaggctcaactacgtgtaggacgttccggttatatggtgaaaaccctagatcgtcgtggaTCGTGTTAACTTtgtgttgatcaagcaggaccaccatgttatcgtagatccaatacgaatcatgggtggatcggctccctgagccgattcacaggataacctgagagccgatcgaggctcgtatttaatgtttacgtgtctaccatgcaggaaattaatcgaagcaatccatcaccttcctgaccaggtataggtcaggtggcacgcccttgcaccagctaggacgtgtgccggagcattgcgggccgtcgcccgagggaccaggacccaccagtagtcctgggagcctcccggctctccgtgttgcccgtcgctgctcgccggtgggttttggcaggcaacagtaaCTTAAAATAACTTGTAAGTATAATCAAATTTAGAATTGTTCCAATCAAGTTCATTACCATGGTCCCAATATTCGCGTTATTCTTTTCGTTGTTTCAAAGAGGTTCTTACTCTTGTTTTGTACACGAGCTGATTTATGAACTCAAGAACCCAACCAAAGACCGTGAATCTTATTATCTCATTTGCCATCCCATAAACTACCGTGTGAAACTTTCATTTGAATCATACCATGAGTTTTATCCTGAAATATTTCTTTAGAAAAGTAAAAAACGTCAATAGCATTAGGCGAGTAAAATTGGGTCCTCTTTTACTCATGCACCAGGTATGCTCGAAAATAAGTCGGAGATAGAAGAGCCTAGATTTCAGGTTTCTTAAAAACCACCAGCGAAATGCTTGTTTTGAGGAAGCAATGAGCATTGTATTTTTTCTTTATAAATAAATAAGGAATGAGGGGGTTAGGTTATTCCCTAACTTATACTACCCTTGTTCCTATTTAGTCAATGCGCATCTAAGTAGCTCGCCTTGATTTAGTGGAGACGGAGAGAGTAGTATTTATCCATATTTTATCAATAGGTTTAAGATTCGTTAGCTTTCTCATTACACTCTTTAACAAAAGAGTGTGAAGAGAACTCATAGTTCATGAATTCCCCTTCGCTCTCTTTAGCATTTTGGTTTAACATCACACATGCAGCTGGTACCTTCCGAGCTTCTTCATCGGAACTTACCAATTCAACACATTATTAGCGGCATTTTTCCTTAGTAAATAAATTGAATGAATGAGTATCTCTTTTACTGAACACGGGTTTCCGCTTTTCCTCTAGAGGACCCATGTAGCTTGCTTCGCTTAGCGCCTTATTTCACTAGGATTGAGAAGCCGTTGCGCTAATTAAACATAAGCACACATGAATAAGCATCTTGGGATCCCTGCAAAAAAAATTAAGCATCTTGGGATGATTCAGTCCCATTTTAACATGGCGACTTCGCTAATTATGAACGTAAATAATTAGTTAAAAAAATAGAGGGCGGATTCATCGAATCTTTCCTGCATCAGGATAACGTCTGAGTCCATTAGAAGAATGGACATGCCTGAATAAGTTAATCCTATCCAAGATGCTTCCAATAATGGCGTTGTTCGCATCATCCAGGATCCGCAGAACCAAATATCCTCGCAAGGAAATAGCCTAAACTAAGCATCGCAGCAAACGCACAGAGACGGCCATTGGTGAATCCGGCGGGTCCCGTCCGCCCGTCACCACCAACCAGTTCCAGCGCTCTCGGCTTACCGTAGATTCTTGATCGGACGGCCCTGGCTACCCGGATCACCAGCTGACGCACGCTCGGGCCCACGCTGACTCGGCGGTGCGGCATCCGGAGAGGATAAACTCGCGCCGCGCACGGAACCCTCCCAACCGACAGCCGCCACGTGTCCCCGCTGTTCGTAGACGCGATGCCCCGGAGCCGCATGGATCGGCTATAAATTTGGCGCGATCACCCGCTAATCTCTGCATCTCTCTCTTCTTCCCAACACGAGCTTTCACTCGCTCAGCCTCATCCACCCGGCCCGAAACTTGCTCGCCGCCGCCGCATTCATCCGCCATGTGTGGCATTCTGGCTGTCCTCGGCTGCGCCGACTGGTCGCAGGCCCAGCGGGCTCGCGTCCTCGCCTGCTCCCGTAGGCAAGCACACCTTCCCTACGGCACTATCCAATTCCCTCCCCAATCCATTCTAATGCATGCACACATGGTTGACATGATCCTAGGATTTTTAAGATGATAGAACATGTCGTTGGTATATCCATGGTCTTGAGCTTGCCGCCAAGAACTGCTTAACGGGATCCATCGTCCAAATGTTTTGTTTTGTTGTAGATTCTTTAATTTGTCTTTCTGTCTCCTTCCCGCGGTGGGGGGCCGCATATGCATAGGAATCATAAAGAATCGAACAGTAATCAAGGCCCTATATAGGAAAGAACAGTGGGAATCTTGCTGTTCTCTAACCCCCGGCGTTTAACTGTTATTTGATTGCTCTGTGTTCGTGGACGTCCAAGCTTTTGTTGACGTCTTCGCCTCGATATGATTGATGCAGGCTGAAGCACCGTGGACCCGACTGGTCCGGGCTGTACCAGTGCGAGGGCAACTTCCTGGCGCAGCAGCGCCTCGCCGTCGTATCCCCGCTCTCCGGCGACCAGCCACTCTACAACCAGGACAAGACCGTCGTCGTCGTGGTATGCACTTCTGTTTGTTTTGCTTACTAGTTGCCTTTCAAACGCCGTCTGTATGCCGCGTCGTGCCTGTTGCCCTGTTCTCCATCGCCAATCGTTTTCTGACTGCGTCGCTGTTGATCAAATGATTAGGCCAATGGAGAAATCTACAACCACAAGAAGATCCGCAAGCAGTTCGCCGCGAAGCACACCTTCACCACCGGCAGCGACTGCGAGGTCATCATCCCTCTGGTAAGTCCGATAAAAAAATAACATCCAGCCTTGAAGAAAATGTGCAAAAAAGACACTGAAATATACAGATGCTGACCATGCATCCCTGCTTCTGTCTGTTCTTGTCAACTCTGAAGTATGAGGAGTACGGCGAGAACTTCGTCAACATGCTGGACGGCGTCTTCGCCTTCGTTCTCTACGACACCCGCAACAACACCTACATGGCCGCCCGCGATGCCATCGGCGTCAACCCCCTCTACATCGGCTGGGGCAGCGACGGTACTACGCACGTCAACCTGCTAAACCCCTGTCACCACAAATTCTTCACATCTCGATTGCAACTAACTTGGCTTTTCTCCCCTCGCAGGCGCCGTCTGGATTGCGTCCGAGATGAAGGCGCTCCACGACGACTGCCCCAAGTTCGAGCTCTTCCCACCAGGGCACCTGTActcgagcgccggcggcgggtTCCGGCGGTGGTACAACCCGGGATGGTTCGCAGAGCTCGTCCCGGCAACGCCTTACCAGCCCCTCGTGCTCAGAGAGGCGTTCGAGAAGGTGCATACATGCCGCACCGACCTGCTGAAGCACCACGTGATAATTGCTTTGTGGATGGTAGTGTGATGGTTGAACTGACAAAACCAACATGTGCTCTGCTCCATTTGTTCAGGCTGTCATCAAGAGGCTGATGACCGATGTGCCCTTCGGCGTCctcctctccggcggcctcgactCGTCGCTGGTCGCCTCCGTGACCAAGCGCCATCTCATTGAAACTGAAGCCGCCAAGAAGTTCGGAACCGAGCTCCATTCCTTCGTCGTTGGCCTAGAGGTTACTATTTAACTTTTGCTCATAAAAAATTTCCAGACGATTTTGTTTCTTCTACGAGAACCCTGAGAAGCTGATGAATTTCGATATGTTGATGGACATTGCAGAACTCGCCTGATCTCAAGGCCGCTAGGGAGGTTGCTGACTTTCTTGGAACCATCCATCACGAGTTCCATTTCACTGTCCAGGTAAAGAAAAGCAAACGGAATGGACGGATCGTGATTTTACTTGATCAGACATTCAGACTAGCAGTAACAAAATAGAACAATTCACAAACCTCCCACTTACAACCCTAGAAATTTGAGATATCTAAAACCTGAACCCTTAAGGATTCTTGGCATAAATGAATTTTCTAATGGGAGAGCTGTGGGTCAGACCTGTGAGAAAATACAGTGTTGAGAGTACTGACGGGCCACTTGGCCTTTGTAGGATGGTATCGACGCCATCGAGGAGGTGATCTACCACAACGAGACTTACGACGTGACGACAATACGCGCGAGCACGCCCATGTTCCTGATGGCGCGCAAGATCAAGGCGCTCGGGGTGAAGATGGTGCTGTCCGGCGAAGGCTCCGACGAGCTCCTCGGCGGCTACCTCTACTTCCACTTCGCACCCAACAAGGAGGAGTTCCACAAGGAGACCTGCCGCAAGGTGAAAGCACTCCATCAGTATGACTGCTTGCGCGCCAACAAGGCCACGTCGGCTTGGGGACTGGAAGTCCGTGTGCCTTTCCTCGACAAGGAGTTCATTGAGGTCGCCATGAGCATGGACCCCGAATGGAAACTGGTAAATACCATATCTATCGTGGAGGACAGATAGTGTGTCAAGAGCTATTTTTTGTGCTCTGAATTTCCTgacattttcttgttcttgctgcGACACAGTACGACCCTGATCAGGATCGCATCGAGAAGTGGGTGATGAGGAAGGCcttcgacgacgaggaggagcctTACCTACCGAAGGTACCGACAGCAGCTCCATGAGTTTCTTCAGATACCCGGTGTTTACAGTTTTCAGAACTCTAATGCTTTCTGCAATGTTCCCCTCCACAGCATATTCTCTACAGGCAGAAGGAGCAGTTCAGTGACGGTGTTGGCTACAGTTGGATCGATGGCCTCAAGGCTTTCACTGAACAGCAGGTGATTCACCAGCCATGTCAGCTCAGCGTGCATCGACCTTGTAGCTTCCTCTTTGCTCTGTTTTGTTCACTGTTCCGTTATCCTTTCTTTCAGGTGACTGATGGGATGATGAAGAACGCTGTAGAAGTGTTCCCATACAACACGCCCATCAACAAGGAGGCGTACTACTACAGGATGATATTCGAGAGGCTCTACCCTCAGGTGATTAATTCAGACAATAGCTAAACAAGGATTCCAGTTGGAACGATTTACTGACGCTTGGTGCGAACCTGAACTACTGCAGGAGTCGGCGAGGGAGACGGTGCCATGGGGACCCAGTATCGCGTGCAGCACGCCGGCGGCCATCGAATGGGTGGCGCAGTGGAAGGCCTCCAACGACCCCTCCGGCCGGCTGATCGCCTCCCACAACTCTGCTACCCCTGCTCACGCCGGCGCTGGCGCCCACGCCAACGGCAACGGGAAGGTACAGAACGGCAACGGGAAGGTACAGAACGGGAATGGACACGTGAACGGCAACGGCAAAGTCACGGCGAACGGGAAAGCCAACGGAACTCTGGAATAACGCCGGTGTGGCCGGCGGGACTAAAGCTAGCCGTCGTTGTGTACACTAGAGGATATGAATAGTATGTGTGTGTATCCTCCGAGGGTCCGACCGATGGCCCATGCCATTGGGGCGGCGGCCGGCGCTGTTGTTGTGTACTATGCGTTGTACGTTTCTTCTGTTTGTGTGTGTATGTGCATGAGCGAGCAAGAGAGCCCGCAATCAAATGCAGCGAGCTATATATAGAGTATTGATGGATCGATCCACTTTATATTTCCTCAATTTTGTATTGAGTTGTCGAGTCTTGATTGATTGACAGAGCGACCTAGTTTTCCAGCCACCGTATTGGACAATTTGGGGGGATTTTGTGTTACAGAGTAAGAGAGGATTGAGGCAGGAGCATGAACAATTTGGGAAATTTCTGGATAGATCATTCGCCCTCCTCTGTCTattgtttcttttattttctgtACATCATACACTTTAGTCTCTACAAAACTATATATTTCTAATTactacacacaccaacactccccctcaagatggaAATATATCATAAAGCCCCATCTTGCTACAGAAAATGGAAAAAGATTTTTCAGCCAATCCCTTTGTAAGAACATCGGCAACTTGGCTAGATGAACTCACATATGGCATGCATATTATCCCTTGGTCTAGCTTCTCTTTGATGAAATGGCGATCGATATCCACATGCTTGGTTCGATCATGTTGTACAGGATTATTTGCAACATCTATAGCCGCCTT
It includes:
- the LOC127295837 gene encoding asparagine synthetase [glutamine-hydrolyzing] 1, with amino-acid sequence MCGILAVLGCADWSQAQRARVLACSRRLKHRGPDWSGLYQCEGNFLAQQRLAVVSPLSGDQPLYNQDKTVVVVANGEIYNHKKIRKQFAAKHTFTTGSDCEVIIPLYEEYGENFVNMLDGVFAFVLYDTRNNTYMAARDAIGVNPLYIGWGSDGAVWIASEMKALHDDCPKFELFPPGHLYSSAGGGFRRWYNPGWFAELVPATPYQPLVLREAFEKAVIKRLMTDVPFGVLLSGGLDSSLVASVTKRHLIETEAAKKFGTELHSFVVGLENSPDLKAAREVADFLGTIHHEFHFTVQDGIDAIEEVIYHNETYDVTTIRASTPMFLMARKIKALGVKMVLSGEGSDELLGGYLYFHFAPNKEEFHKETCRKVKALHQYDCLRANKATSAWGLEVRVPFLDKEFIEVAMSMDPEWKLYDPDQDRIEKWVMRKAFDDEEEPYLPKHILYRQKEQFSDGVGYSWIDGLKAFTEQQVTDGMMKNAVEVFPYNTPINKEAYYYRMIFERLYPQESARETVPWGPSIACSTPAAIEWVAQWKASNDPSGRLIASHNSATPAHAGAGAHANGNGKVQNGNGKVQNGNGHVNGNGKVTANGKANGTLE